In Pseudomonas fluorescens, one genomic interval encodes:
- the ampD gene encoding 1,6-anhydro-N-acetylmuramyl-L-alanine amidase AmpD has translation MQLDPASGWCHGVQVCPSPNFNERPAGEISLLVIHNISLPPAQFATGKVQEFFQNRLDVTEHPYFAGIADLRVSAHFLIERDGTVTQFVSCLERAWHAGVSMFEGRETCNDFSVGIELEGTDDLPFTDAQYQALITLTRQLQTAFPAITGARICGHSDIAPGRKTDPGPAFDWARYRAALAQEEGQ, from the coding sequence ATGCAGTTGGATCCCGCTAGCGGGTGGTGTCACGGGGTACAGGTCTGCCCATCGCCCAACTTCAATGAACGCCCTGCGGGCGAAATCTCCCTGTTGGTGATCCACAACATCAGCCTGCCGCCGGCGCAGTTTGCCACCGGCAAGGTGCAGGAATTTTTCCAGAATCGTCTGGATGTCACCGAGCATCCCTATTTTGCAGGGATTGCCGACCTGCGCGTCTCGGCGCATTTTCTGATCGAACGTGACGGCACCGTCACCCAGTTTGTCTCCTGTCTTGAGCGGGCGTGGCATGCTGGCGTGTCGATGTTCGAAGGCCGGGAAACCTGTAACGATTTTTCCGTGGGCATCGAGCTCGAAGGCACTGATGATCTGCCCTTTACCGATGCGCAGTATCAGGCGCTGATCACGTTGACGCGTCAGTTGCAAACAGCATTTCCGGCTATCACCGGCGCCCGTATCTGCGGGCACAGCGACATCGCACCCGGGCGCAAGACCGATCCTGGCCCGGCATTCGACTGGGCGCGTTACCGCGCCGCCCTGGCACAAGAGGAAGGACAATGA
- the ampE gene encoding regulatory signaling modulator protein AmpE, whose product MSFLVLLLAVWIEKFSALRHRVQRDGGWIRELHKLETSARLAQRPWLVLTILVLLPVALLGLLLVVLEPVAYGLLALPVHLLVVIYALGRGDLLGGLGPFRDAWRREDLQAAAHVAKRDLDICADSGEQLLDRVQGHLLWQAYQSFFAVIFWYFVLGPVAALAYRLLALAEEHSQNPALAERAGQLRHAFDWLPVRLLAASLALVGNFVAVSRVMLHELLNWNISAAQLINKVGLAAGEIPPPVVGPEGINTLDCLWELLLRAAVLWYAGFALWTVLIH is encoded by the coding sequence ATGAGTTTTCTGGTGTTACTGCTGGCGGTCTGGATCGAGAAATTCTCGGCCCTGCGCCATCGGGTTCAACGCGATGGCGGATGGATCCGCGAACTGCACAAACTCGAAACCAGCGCGCGCCTGGCCCAGCGACCATGGCTGGTGCTGACGATTCTGGTGTTGCTGCCGGTGGCGCTGCTCGGCTTGTTGCTGGTGGTACTGGAACCCGTCGCGTACGGCTTGCTGGCCTTGCCGGTGCATTTGCTGGTGGTGATTTATGCGCTGGGGCGCGGTGATCTGCTCGGCGGTCTCGGGCCGTTTCGTGACGCATGGCGTCGCGAAGACCTCCAAGCCGCCGCGCATGTGGCCAAGCGTGATCTGGATATCTGTGCCGACAGTGGTGAGCAATTGCTGGATCGGGTCCAAGGGCACCTGTTGTGGCAGGCCTATCAAAGTTTCTTCGCGGTGATCTTCTGGTACTTCGTGCTCGGTCCGGTCGCGGCGCTGGCTTATCGCTTGCTCGCATTGGCGGAAGAACACAGCCAGAACCCGGCGCTCGCCGAACGTGCCGGACAGTTACGTCACGCCTTTGACTGGTTGCCAGTGCGCTTGCTCGCCGCCAGTCTGGCTCTGGTCGGCAATTTCGTCGCGGTCAGCCGGGTGATGTTGCATGAGCTGCTGAACTGGAACATCAGCGCCGCGCAGTTGATCAACAAGGTCGGGCTGGCAGCGGGTGAGATCCCGCCGCCGGTAGTTGGTCCTGAAGGCATCAACACTCTCGACTGCCTCTGGGAACTGCTGCTGCGCGCGGCGGTGTTGTGGTATGCCGGGTTTGCCTTGTGGACAGTCTTGATTCACTGA
- a CDS encoding methyl-accepting chemotaxis protein, with protein sequence MSATSLEVARSAAAAVSSAHSVNDETVSGRTLVESQQGSIAALASEIDQSVLVINQLASDSQSISRVLEVIKSIAEQTNLLALNAAIEAARAGEQGRGFAVVADEVRTLAKRTQQSTEEIEQMISKLHGGVGAAVKAMGVSHQMANGTVGQSEKVQQALENILGAVGMIVDQNQQIAAAVEQQTAVAHDIDQNIVEINRAGERTAQGAHQTEDASRALSAQVVELKQLISAFRV encoded by the coding sequence ATGTCGGCGACCTCGCTGGAAGTTGCACGCAGCGCAGCGGCAGCGGTGAGCAGCGCGCACAGCGTCAACGATGAAACCGTCAGCGGTCGCACACTGGTGGAGTCGCAGCAGGGCAGCATTGCTGCGCTGGCCAGCGAGATCGATCAATCGGTGCTGGTGATCAACCAGTTGGCCAGCGACAGCCAGTCGATCAGCCGCGTGCTGGAAGTGATCAAGAGCATTGCCGAGCAGACCAACTTGCTGGCGCTCAACGCCGCCATCGAAGCCGCCCGGGCCGGAGAGCAGGGCCGGGGATTTGCGGTGGTGGCGGACGAAGTGCGTACGTTGGCCAAGCGCACCCAGCAATCGACCGAAGAAATCGAGCAGATGATCAGCAAGCTGCATGGCGGCGTGGGCGCTGCGGTGAAGGCCATGGGCGTTAGCCATCAGATGGCCAACGGCACGGTCGGGCAGTCGGAAAAGGTCCAGCAGGCGCTGGAAAACATCCTCGGCGCGGTAGGCATGATCGTCGACCAGAACCAGCAGATCGCTGCCGCCGTGGAGCAACAGACTGCGGTGGCCCATGACATCGACCAGAACATCGTCGAGATCAATCGCGCTGGCGAGCGCACGGCGCAGGGGGCGCACCAGACGGAGGACGCCAGCCGAGCGTTGTCAGCGCAGGTGGTGGAACTGAAACAGCTGATCAGCGCGTTCCGCGTCTAA
- a CDS encoding TatD family hydrolase, with the protein MELIDSHTHLDFPDFDADRSALLAESRALGVRRMVVLGVYQGNWQRVWELVQSDADLYAAFGLHPVYLDQHQPEDLRALGDWLTRLRGHRQLCAVGEIGLDYFIETLDRERQQALFDAQLQLAADFELPALIHVRRSHAAVIATLKRFKLKRAGIIHAFAGSREEAREYIKLGFKLGLGGAPTWPQALRMHRVLADLPLDSIVLETDSPDMAPAMFPGVRNTPAHLPAICAALAELMNVSAERLAAASTANSCEVFGW; encoded by the coding sequence GTGGAGCTGATCGACAGCCACACCCACCTCGACTTCCCCGACTTCGACGCCGATCGCTCGGCCTTGCTCGCCGAAAGCCGCGCCCTCGGGGTGCGGCGGATGGTGGTGCTGGGGGTTTATCAGGGCAATTGGCAACGGGTGTGGGAGCTGGTGCAGAGCGATGCCGACCTGTACGCGGCATTTGGTCTGCATCCGGTGTACCTCGATCAGCATCAACCCGAAGATCTACGCGCACTCGGCGACTGGCTGACGCGGCTACGCGGCCATCGGCAACTGTGTGCGGTGGGCGAGATCGGCCTGGATTACTTCATCGAAACCCTCGACCGCGAACGCCAGCAGGCGCTGTTCGACGCGCAGCTGCAACTGGCGGCAGATTTCGAACTGCCGGCGCTGATCCACGTGCGCCGCAGCCACGCCGCGGTGATCGCCACGCTCAAGCGCTTCAAGCTCAAGCGCGCGGGCATCATCCACGCGTTCGCCGGCAGCCGCGAAGAAGCACGCGAATACATCAAGCTCGGTTTCAAACTGGGTCTGGGCGGCGCGCCAACCTGGCCGCAGGCGTTGCGCATGCATCGGGTGCTGGCGGATCTGCCGCTGGATTCGATCGTGCTGGAGACCGACTCTCCGGACATGGCGCCGGCGATGTTTCCCGGAGTACGCAATACACCGGCGCACTTGCCGGCGATCTGTGCGGCACTGGCCGAGTTGATGAATGTCAGTGCAGAACGACTGGCCGCCGCCAGCACCGCCAACAGCTGCGAAGTGTTTGGTTGGTAA
- the cra gene encoding catabolite repressor/activator: protein MKLSDIARLAGVSVTTASYVINGKAEQQRISNATVERVRAVVEQHGFTPNPQAAGLRSRHTRTLGFILPDLENPSYARIAKLLEQGARARGYQLLIASSDDAPDSERQLLQLFKARRCDALIVASCLPAGDDSYRQLQAKGLPIIAIDRVMEPEHFCSVISDDREASLHLTQSLLDPQPKQIVLLGARPELSISQERAAGFKQALVEFKGEVLIEHAESFSRECGKQLMEELLQRLGHLPDALVTTSYVLLQGVFDALHDFPLKSRPLRLGTFGDTQLLDFLPLPVNAMAQQHQLIADKALELALAAVEQSQYKPGVQAIARTFKQRIHRD from the coding sequence ACGCATCAGCAACGCCACGGTCGAGCGGGTGCGTGCGGTCGTCGAACAGCACGGCTTCACCCCCAACCCGCAAGCGGCCGGGTTGCGCAGTCGGCACACGCGCACGTTGGGTTTTATTCTGCCGGACCTGGAAAACCCCAGTTACGCGCGGATCGCCAAACTGCTGGAGCAAGGCGCGCGGGCGCGTGGCTATCAGTTGCTGATTGCCAGCTCCGACGATGCGCCGGACAGCGAGCGCCAGTTGCTGCAACTGTTCAAGGCGCGCCGCTGCGATGCGCTGATCGTCGCCAGTTGCCTGCCGGCCGGTGACGACAGCTATCGCCAGTTGCAGGCCAAGGGCTTGCCGATCATCGCCATCGACCGGGTCATGGAACCCGAGCACTTCTGCTCGGTGATCAGTGATGACCGCGAAGCCAGCCTGCACCTGACCCAGAGCCTGCTCGATCCGCAGCCGAAACAGATCGTGCTGCTCGGCGCGCGTCCGGAGCTGAGCATCAGTCAGGAACGTGCGGCGGGCTTCAAGCAGGCGCTGGTCGAGTTCAAAGGCGAAGTGCTGATCGAGCACGCCGAGTCCTTCAGCCGTGAATGCGGCAAGCAACTGATGGAAGAACTCCTGCAACGCCTGGGGCATTTGCCGGATGCGCTGGTGACCACGTCCTACGTGCTGTTGCAGGGCGTGTTCGATGCGCTGCATGACTTCCCGCTCAAATCCCGCCCGCTGCGTCTGGGCACCTTCGGTGACACGCAATTGCTCGACTTTCTGCCGCTGCCGGTCAACGCCATGGCCCAGCAGCACCAGTTGATCGCCGACAAGGCGCTGGAACTGGCGCTGGCCGCCGTCGAGCAATCGCAATACAAGCCTGGCGTGCAGGCCATCGCCCGTACCTTCAAGCAGCGTATTCATCGGGACTGA